The Chitinophaga pinensis DSM 2588 region CTCGACAGATTTAACAACTTCTTCGGCGTAGGTAACGATATGAGCAACACAGTTGTTGCAGTTCCTGCTCCTACCGGCGCAGCTTATGCTACAACTGAGCTTTCAGAAGAAGAAATGTTCAACACAGTCGAATTCAATATCTCCGGCAAATACCGCCTAGATGCTATTGCCAGAAAGCTGAATATGGAACTTTCCGACCTGGAACACCTCAACCCTGATTTCTCTAAAATGATGTCAGGACCTGAAAATAGCTACGACCTGAGAATTCCGAAAGAGAAAATGAAGGAATTCCAGACAGAGAAAGAGGAAATACTGAAGGAATCATTACAGATGATGCTGGATGACAAAGCAACCGCCTTCGATAAATCCCGCTTCCCTGCTCCGGCAAAAGTAGCTGCTCCAGCTGAGGCGAAAGCAAAGAAACCACTGACCACTACTACAACAGCGAAAGCCTCAAAAACTTCAAAATCTTCTGCGAAAGCGAAAGCAACAGCAAAAGGAAAGGCGAAAGCGCCAACCGCGAAGAAAAAGACAGTTGCCAAGAAAACAACTGCTAAAAAACCGGTAACAGCGAAGAAGCCAACTTTGAAGAAAACAACGCTGCATTAATCATACTGAACTAATACAAGGGCCTGATCAATCGATCAGGCCTTTTGCTTTTATATGGGTTTGTGTTTGATAAGGAGGGATAAGATAAGCGTCAGGGGCTACCTTTGGCTATTGAATAGCAAGCTGTCGGATTCAATCTGAACCATTGCATATTGCCATAAAACAAAACGCTGCAAAGATCTTCTCCGCAGCGTTTTATTTATATAGAGCGCATTCTCAGCAGCCCAATTCTTAATTGTTACTCCTAATCCTAATTCCTAATTGAAATTAGCCGATCTGGCTGGCCTGTAACTTGCTCTCTTCCACTTTCTTCACTACATCCAGCAACGGACCCGTCATAAACGTCGTTGCCAGCGCCATTAGTACCAACATCGCAAACACTTCCGGTGACAGAATACCCAGGTCGTAACCGATATTCAATACGACCAGCTCCATCAATCCTCTGGTGTTCATCAGGGCGCCTATACCAAGAGAATCCATCCAGGACTGTCCCATCAATTTAGCTGTCAGCGCACTACCTCCCAGTTTACCTCCTACTGCTACCAGCATGATCAGACCAAACACCGCCCAAAGATTACCCTGGCCCAGTAAGCCGATCTGTGTACGCAGTCCGGTAAACACAAAGAAGATAGGCAGTAATAACAATACGCTCACATCTTCCAGTTTATCAGTCAGCAGTTTCTGTACTGATACTTCTGAAGGCATGATCACGCCCGCCAGAAAAGCACCAAACAAGGCATGTATGCCAATTACCTCTGCAGCCCATGCTGAAAATAGCAGCGTCATAAATGCGAGGGCAACAATGGATTTCTCTTTATGTTGCTCCTGGAAACGTGCGATTTTTTTGGCTAACCAGGGTTTTAGAATATATAACATGAATCCGACGAAAATCAGTGATAATACCAGCGTAAGCACAGCCGTCCATAATGTAACCGCTTTTACGATCGCAATAACAACCGCCAGTATGCACCATGCAGTAACATCATCTGCCGCAGCACAGGTAATAGCCAGCAGCCCCAGTGGAGTACTGCTCAGCTTTCTCTCCTGTACAATACGCGCTAAAACCGGGAATGCAGTGATGCTCATGGCAATACCCATAAACAGTGCAAAAGACAGGAAACTTACATTCGCAGGGGCAAATCTTGCATACATATAGTAAGCTAAGCTTACACCCAGAAAGAAAGGAAATACAATACTCGCATGACTGATCATCACCGCATCATGCGCCTTGTTCTTCATCTTCTCCGTATCCAGTTCCATACCTACTACAAACATGAAGAAAGCAAGACCTATCTGACTTAAAAACTGCAGATTTTTAAAACCTTCCGCAGGAAAAATAAACGTACTTCCTGAAGGCCATACCATCCCAAGCAGGGATGGTCCCAGGCAAATACCTGCTACAATCTCTCCTACTACTGAAGGTTGTCCGATCTTATTTGCCAGCCAGCCAAATAATCGGGCAGTGGCCAAAATCAGAATTATCTGTAACAGCAATAACGCTAAAGGATGATGTACATTCTGGACCATTGAATTCCAGACACTCTCCGCTGTAGAAGTGGGTGGAATTGTGTGTGCAGATGCGGAAGCAGCAGAGGCCATCTTATTCACAGGCGTACTGCCGTCGGTTGTAAGATGGCTGCCCTTATTGATAATAAACCAGATAAGACATCCGAAAAAGCCGATAATCAGTGGATAAAGCAACAGTCTCTTATTCATATAGTATCGGTTTAATTGGACGAAAGATAATAATAATACCCGGGGCCTCACATTAATGGGGTATTAAATTACATTGAAGATTGACCATATATGGCTTCAGCTTGGAGCAGGTTATGTATCTTGTCAGCATTATGGATACAAGGAGAGACTTTATCAAAAAAGCCGCATTGCTATCAGGCGGCGCAGGTCTGGCAGGTGTATTGCCAGCCTCTATTCAGAGAGCTATGGCCATCAATCCGGCTGCCGGTACAACCTTCCTTGATGCGGAACATGTCGTACTGCTGATGCAGGAAAATCGCTCGTTCGATCATAGTCTTGGTACACTGCGCGGTGTACGCGGATTCAATGATCCCCGTGCTATCAGACAGCCTGATAAAAATCTGGTGTGGCTGCAGTCCAATGCGAAAGGAGAAACGTATGCTCCTTTCCGCCTT contains the following coding sequences:
- a CDS encoding cation:proton antiporter — protein: MNKRLLLYPLIIGFFGCLIWFIINKGSHLTTDGSTPVNKMASAASASAHTIPPTSTAESVWNSMVQNVHHPLALLLLQIILILATARLFGWLANKIGQPSVVGEIVAGICLGPSLLGMVWPSGSTFIFPAEGFKNLQFLSQIGLAFFMFVVGMELDTEKMKNKAHDAVMISHASIVFPFFLGVSLAYYMYARFAPANVSFLSFALFMGIAMSITAFPVLARIVQERKLSSTPLGLLAITCAAADDVTAWCILAVVIAIVKAVTLWTAVLTLVLSLIFVGFMLYILKPWLAKKIARFQEQHKEKSIVALAFMTLLFSAWAAEVIGIHALFGAFLAGVIMPSEVSVQKLLTDKLEDVSVLLLLPIFFVFTGLRTQIGLLGQGNLWAVFGLIMLVAVGGKLGGSALTAKLMGQSWMDSLGIGALMNTRGLMELVVLNIGYDLGILSPEVFAMLVLMALATTFMTGPLLDVVKKVEESKLQASQIG